A region of the Myxococcus stipitatus DSM 14675 genome:
GTGCCCGTCCTGTGGCCGGACGCGCGCAGCCGCGTGAAGGTCAGGGGCTCGGGCGCCCACATCTCGAGATAGGCGGCGCGCTCGAAGCCGCGCGGGTTGAGGTTCTCCACGATGGTGGAGGTCACGAACCCGGTCGCGGGGTCCGTGCCATGCCAGCAACTGCCGGCGTAGCCCAGCGGCTCGCGCAGCAAGGCATTGAGCTCCGTGAGCAATCGTCCCAGGGGAAGCGCGACCTTGGAGAGGTCGCGAATGCTCCCCAGCAGTTCGAGTTCGAGTCGAGAGCGTGTGACCATCGCCGATAATCCGAATACCCCCACAGTGCGGAGTCGGCAATGATTTCTGGTTTCGCGGAGACCAATCCTTGCGGCGTGGATGACATATCGTGTCGCCTCTCCGCGACGCTGGTTTCGGAGGCGAGGTCATGTCTGTCGGTGCGTCGTGGGGGTGTTTGTGAGCCATTGAACATCCGTGGCGCGCGGCCCTGTCGAATCAGGGCGCCGGGGATGTTTGTGATTGCGCGGTGCCCACCTATCTGGGGGCGCCTTGTTCAATCCACGTGGAGATGAGGTCGATGTCCTCATCCGGGATGGGGGGCAGGCCCAGGGGCATGCCCAGCACGGCGGGGTGGTGGTGGCCCTCCAACTCGGCGCGGCGTGCAATCAGGCTCGCCACCAGCCGGGGTGTGCCGTCCTCCAGGCGGTCCGGGAGGCCGCGGAACTGGCCCTCTCGCTGGATGCCTCGGAGGATGCCTTCGCGCGTGGCCAGGTCGAGTGACACGCCCGCGTAGCCGAAGCCACCGCTGTTGCCAGGGCCCTGGTCTCCCGCGCGCCGGCTGTCGGAGTGGCAGTGGTAGCAGAGGTGGCGCGTGAGCTTCTTGGCGACCTCCGGGTAGTGCACCTCCCGTTCGAGCAGACGCGGCTTGTAGGGCGCACGAGGCGCTGTCGCCTTCTGCGGGATGGGCTCACGCAGGAAGGCCGCCAGGTCATCGACTTCCTTCGGGGTGAAGGCGAAGGCGGGCATCTGCGTGTCGGGGAGGATGGCGCGAGGGTCTCTCAGCCACTGGCGCAGCTGGGCGAGCGACATGCGGGCGCGCACGTGCTTCAGGTCCGGGGCCCGACGCCGCGCGGGGGCCGTGCGGAACTCCGGCGAGCCATAGGCGGGAGCCTCGGGTGGGGCGTCCGCGCGGAAGTGGCAGGTCGCGCAGGCGTACTTCTCATAGAGCTGTCGGCCCGCCGCGGCGTCACCGCTGGGGGGCTCGTGGGCGTCCTCTTCCGTCACGTGGAAGAAGTCGGCGAGCAGCTCCGCGTCCCGAGGCCCCAGCTTCATCCGGGGCATGGTGGCCCCGTAGAGGGGCCGCACCGCGTGAGGGGCCTGGAGCCAGGAGACGAGCCAGCTGCGCTTGACGCGCTGGCCCAGCGAGGCGAGGTCGGGCGTGCGCATCAGGTGGGTGAGGTGTTCCTTCCAGCGCTGGACCTCCGCGTCCTTGTACCAGAGGTCCAGCCGCCCGGCGGTGATGGCCTGGTGGCACGTCACGCAGTTCGCGCTCAGCGTGGCGGAGGCCGGCTCGATGCCAGGCACCACGTGGCAGCGATTGCATTGGAAGTGCTCCACGGCATCGCGGGGTGTCTCGAGCGCGTGCTTCGTGGGGGCAAGGGGCTTCGTCGGGAGGCGCAGCGCCAGGATGTCCGCGTCGCGGACGAGGACGAAGGCACCCGCGCCGGTGGCGACGAGAATCGCGGCGCCGACCAGGAAGGTGAAGACAGGGGAGCGAAGGTCCACGGATGCGCGTGCCGGGAGGAGCTCAGTAGGCGCTGTCCCCGGCGAAGAAGTCGGGTGTCCGGCAGATTTGCGGGAGGACGAACAAGTCGCGGGCAACGCCCAGGCCCGTTGCCAGGAACATCGATGACGCGACCACGCTGATGATGGCGGTGCGAGTCCTGCCTCGGAACCGTCGCAGGCCCGGGCCATGGAAGTACGCGGACTGCAAGCCGAAGAGCACCGCGGGACTGGCCACCATCACGGCCAGGATGACGGGATTGATGGCGCACCGTGCGAGGTCCTCCGCGCTGACATTGAGGAGCGGGCCTCCCGCCATGACGGCGGAGAGCACGAGGACGAACGCGATGGTGACGAGCAGGAAGAAGGCCCGGCGCGCCCAGGACGTCCGGTGCACCAGCTTCGCGGGCGGGCCGTGGTTGTTGAAGAGGACGACCTGGTTCAGGAACACCGCGCCCACGGTCCAGAGGCCCACGTCCGCCCAGATGGAGTCGTCGATTCCTCGAACCGACGAGTCCATCGAGTTGATGCACGCGAGGACCTGGAGCGGCCAGAGGACCGAGACGGAGACCGCGAAGGACGCGAGGGCTCGTGCGGACATCCAGCAAGGGTAACAGGGATACACATCGAGCGCGAATCGAGCCGAGGTGCCGCTCACCTGTCCCCCGCACGCCGCCAGCCCACGCGCAGCGAGGCCAGCAGGGCGGGCAGGGTGAACAGGTCCGTGGGGTCGAGCGTGTGCGCGGTGGGCCGGACGGCGGGGAGTGTGTCCCCCGCCATCACGGCCCGCAGTGCATGGAAGGGCCACTGCGTTCCTCCCAGCGCCCATTGCCAGATGTTCCCCGCGAAGGGGAAGAGCTTGGTCGCGGCGAAGCAGACACCCGTGAGGAGGACACAGGCGAGCAGCACTCCGCGGGAGGGATGGAAGCGTCGTCTGGCCAGGCCCTCGGCGTGTTCCCAGAAGGCTTGCAGCACCAGGGGGAAGAAGGCGAGCCCCGCGACATCTGACAGCTTCCCCGTCCACCACGACGGCCAGCACGGCTTGAAGACGTGGTCGTTGAGGAGCAGCAGCACCACCGCGCAGGACACCAGCGGATGAAGCAAGGCGCTGCC
Encoded here:
- a CDS encoding c-type cytochrome; its protein translation is MDLRSPVFTFLVGAAILVATGAGAFVLVRDADILALRLPTKPLAPTKHALETPRDAVEHFQCNRCHVVPGIEPASATLSANCVTCHQAITAGRLDLWYKDAEVQRWKEHLTHLMRTPDLASLGQRVKRSWLVSWLQAPHAVRPLYGATMPRMKLGPRDAELLADFFHVTEEDAHEPPSGDAAAGRQLYEKYACATCHFRADAPPEAPAYGSPEFRTAPARRRAPDLKHVRARMSLAQLRQWLRDPRAILPDTQMPAFAFTPKEVDDLAAFLREPIPQKATAPRAPYKPRLLEREVHYPEVAKKLTRHLCYHCHSDSRRAGDQGPGNSGGFGYAGVSLDLATREGILRGIQREGQFRGLPDRLEDGTPRLVASLIARRAELEGHHHPAVLGMPLGLPPIPDEDIDLISTWIEQGAPR